In the Gasterosteus aculeatus chromosome X, fGasAcu3.hap1.1, whole genome shotgun sequence genome, one interval contains:
- the LOC120809784 gene encoding C2 domain-containing protein 5 isoform X30 gives MPGKLKAKIVAGRHLPVMDRASDLTDAFVEVKFGNTTFKTDVCHKSLNPQWNSEWFKFEVDDEDLQDEPLQVTVLDHDTYSANDAIGKVYIDIDPLLCSEAASVISGWFPIYDTIHGIRGEINVLVKVELFNDLNRFRQSSCGVKFFCTASIPRCYRAVLVHGFVEELVVNEDPEYQWIDRIRTPRASNEARQRLISLMSGELQRKIGLKVLEMGGNAVVGYLQCFDLEGESGLVVRAIGTACTLDKLSSGSAPNTNTHMHPSTAPASNACNSPSKDGKEPVFGEDMTSTSGPPTPFRALPTTSSSLPPFSPSKPCSRQSSSSDTDLSLTPKTGMGSGGSVGKEAGPLKTLLRQQTQTALEQREFPFFTLTSFPLGFLVHVGGVVSARSVKLLDRIHNPDEPETRDAWWEEIRQEIKSHAKALGCHAVVGYSESTSICEEVCILSASGTAAILNPRYMREGCLDIGITDHRFEEPSPPSCGFCHIPYDELNMPFPAQLTYCYLCRRQKVPDVLFTTINLPAEAAVTGKGCLIQARLCRLKKKAQGEVNATAISNLLPFMEYELHTQLMNKLKLRSMNALFGLHIQISVGENMLLGLASATGVYLTALPPPGGIQIAGKTPGDLSAEHHILTIQKRINDTIAKNKELYEINPPELTEEVLGSPVPDSRQRSRLFRSHSESSDEVSELDLSHGKKDAFVLEIDDTDAVEDIHSLLTDAPTPTGFYSCNTEIMPGIYNWTSGVQMFTSVRVFRLSNANLTNQGLNKIFTDLCENLLKSFYFKLRSMIPCCLCQLNFTVAVPEEELIQVTVTAVAMTFDKDQNQEKTADKPPAKGGNETEEQLQFPLELCADPSSANCQPASKVSVSLVTPAAKLCQNQLVMVRSPGVPECSNFSSRAASVDYGSFADRCSTWLELLRLKAHTIRRGSVKTSRRTRSLAHSVSSLERSSPLPEGRSRSLRSNRLFGGISVTVVKMTPLSFLPGTRIIKYLGIINMFFIRETTSLREEGGVSGFLHTFIAEVFSMVRAHVAALGGNAVVSYSMKECMLMENPNKNQAQCLINVSGDAVICVRETDQEPTPSTASIGQTCTSATDEAT, from the exons ATGCCTGGGAAACTGAAGGCCAAAATAGTGGCTGGTCGCCACTTGCCGGTGATGGACCGAGCCAGTGACCTCACGGATGCATTTGTGGAG GTCAAGTTTGGAAACACGACTTTCAAAACAGACGTGTGTCACAAGTCCCTCAACCCACAATGGAATTCAGAATGGTTCAAATTTGAG GTGGATGATGAGGACTTGCAGGACGAGCCATTGCAGGTCACAGTTTTGGACCATGACACGTACAGCGCTAACGACGCCATAGGGAAGGTTTATATTGACATTGACCCGCTGCTGTGCAGTGAGGCGGCCTCTGTCATCTCCGGCTGGTTTCCCATCTATGACACGATCCATG GGATCCGAGGGGAGATCAATGTCCTTGTCAAAGTGGAGCTTTTCAACGATTTGAACCGCTTCAGACAGTCGTCGTGCGGGGTCAAGTTCTTCTGCA CCGCATCCATTCCACGGTGCTACAGAGCAGTATTGGTGCACGGGTTTGTGGAGGAACTTGTTGTGAATGAAGATCCAGAGTACCAGTGGATCGACCGCATAAGAACTCCTCGGGCCTCCAATGAGGCCCGGCAGAGGCTCATCTCTCTTATGTCAG gggagctgcagagaaaaatCGGGCTAAAGGTACTGGAGATGGGCGGGAACGCAGTGGTGGGCTACTTGCAGTGTTTCGACCTGGAGGGAGAATCGGGTCTGGTGGTCAGGGCCATAGGCACGGCCTGCACGCTGGACAAACTCAGCTCTGGGAGTGCCcccaacaccaacacacacatgcacccgaGCACAGCCCCTGCTTCCAATGCCTGCAATTCCCCTTCCAAGGATGGAAAGGA GCCGGTTTTTGGTGAGGACATGACCTCGACCTCCGGCCCGCCAACCCCTTTCAGAGCCCttcccaccacctcctcctctcttccccccttctctccctccaagCCTTGCAGCCGCCAGTCCTCATCATCAGACACAGACCTCAGTTTGACGCCCAAGACGG GAATGGGGAGTGGGGGCAGCGTCGGGAAGGAGGCGGGGCCTCTGAAGACCCTGCTCAGGCAGCAGACGCAGACGGCTCTCGAGCAGAGG GAGTTTCCCTTCTTCACCTTGACGTCTTTCCCACTTGGTTTTCTGGTTCATGTCGGCGGGGTGGTCAGTGCTCGCTCGGTCAAACTATTGGACCGTATACACAACCCCG ATGAGCCAGAGACTCGCGATGCCTGGTGGGAGGAGATCCGCCAGGAGATCAAATCTCACGCCAAAGCTCTTGGTTGCCATGCTGTTGTTGGGTACAGCGAGAGCACTAGCATCTG TGAGGAGGTGTGTATCCTGTCAGCATCTGGCACAGCAGCCATCCTCAACCCTCGGTACATGCGTGAAGGCTGCCTAGACATCGGAATTACCGACCACAG GTTTGAGGAGCCGTCTCCCCCGAGCTGTGGCTTCTGCCACATTCCGTATGATGAGCTCAACATGCCCTTTCCTGCCCAGCTCACCTACTGTTACCTCTGCAGGCGACAAAAG GTTCCCGATGTGCTCTTCACAACCATCAACCTACCAGCAGAAGCGGCTGTTACGGGGAAGGGCTGCCTCATCCAGGCCAG ACTGTGCCGTCTAAAGAAGAAGGCTCAGGGAGAAGTGAACGCGACAGCCATCTCCAACCTGCTGCCATTCATGGAGTACGAGCTGCACACTCAGCTGATGAACAAGCTGAAGCTGCGGAGCATGAACGCTTTGTTCGGGTTGCACATACAGATCAGCGTCGGAGAGAACATGCTTCTGGGTCTGGCT tctgcTACAGGCGTGTACCTGACAGCCCTGCCGCCACCGGGGGGCATCCAGATTGCAGGGAAGACTCCTGGTGACCTGAGCGCTGAGCACCACATCCTCACCATCCAGAAAAGGATCAATGACACCATAGCCAAGAACAAAGAGCTGTATGAAATAAACCCACCG gagctgacggaggaagTGCTCGGTTCTCCGGTTCCCGACTCGAGGCAGCGATCCAGACTTTTCCGCTCCCACTCGGAAAGCTCAGACGAAGTGTCAGAGTTGGACCTCTCGCACGGCAAGAAGGACGCCTTCGTCCTCGAG ATTGATGACACTGATGCTGTGGAGGACATCCACTCCCTCCTCACTGATGCCCCTACGCCCACAG GTTTCTACAGCTGCAACACCGAGATCATGCCTGGGATTTACAACTGGACTTCAGGAGTTCAG ATGTTTACATCTGTGAGGGTCTTTAGGTTGAGTAACGCCAATCTTACTAACCAAGGCTTGAACAAGATCTTCACTGACCTATGTGAGAATCTGCTGAAG AGTTTTTACTTCAAGTTACGCTCTATGATCCCCTGCTGTCTGTGTCAGCTCAACTTCACCGTAGCCGTGCCAGAGGAGGAACTCATACAG GTCACGGTGACAGCCGTTGCCATGACGTTTGACAAAGACCAGAATCAGGAGAAGACTGCAGACAAGCCACCCGCCAAAG GAGGCAACGAGACTGAAGAGCAACTGCAGTTTCCCTTGGAGTTATGTGCAGACCCATCGTCCGCCAACTGTCAGCCAGCATCCAAAGTCTCAG TCTCTTTAGTCACCCCAGCTGCAAAACTCTGCCAAAATCAGCTGGTGATGGTTCGTTCACCAG gtgtCCCAGAGTGTTCCAACTTCTCATCCAGAG CTGCCTCCGTTGATTACGGTTCCTTTGCAGACAGATGCAGCACCTGGCTAGAGCTGCTTAGGCTGAAAGCTCACACCATAAGACGTGGATCAGTTAAGACAAGTAGGAGGACACGGTCTCTAGCACACTCTG tctcctctttgGAGCGCTCCAGTCCGCTGCCAGAGGGCCGCTCGCGCTCGCTGCGGTCCAACCGCTTGTTTGGGGGGATTTCCGTCACCGTGGTGAAGATGACGCCGCTCTCGTTCCTACCCGGGACACGCATCATTAAATACCTCGGGATCATCAACATGTTTTTCATCAGAGAGACGACATCTTTACGAGAG gaagGGGGTGTCAGTGGCTTCCTCCATACGTTCATAGCAGAGGTGTTTTCGATGGTTCGAGCCCATGTAGCTGCCTTGGGGGGCAATGCAGTGGTGTCTTATAGTATGAAAGAGTGTATGTTAATGGAAAATCCAAACAAGAACCAG GCTCAGTGTCTCATTAATGTGAGCGGTGATGCCGTCATCTGTGTCAGGGAAACGGACCAGGAGCCCACTCCCTCAACAGCAAGTATCGGACAGACCTGCACTAGTGCCACAGACGAGGCTACATGA
- the LOC120809784 gene encoding C2 domain-containing protein 5 isoform X5, whose amino-acid sequence MPGKLKAKIVAGRHLPVMDRASDLTDAFVEVKFGNTTFKTDVCHKSLNPQWNSEWFKFEVDDEDLQDEPLQVTVLDHDTYSANDAIGKVYIDIDPLLCSEAASVISGWFPIYDTIHGIRGEINVLVKVELFNDLNRFRQSSCGVKFFCTASIPRCYRAVLVHGFVEELVVNEDPEYQWIDRIRTPRASNEARQRLISLMSGELQRKIGLKVLEMGGNAVVGYLQCFDLEGESGLVVRAIGTACTLDKLSSGSAPNTNTHMHPSTAPASNACNSPSKDGKEPVFGEDMTSTSGPPTPFRALPTTSSSLPPFSPSKPCSRQSSSSDTDLSLTPKTVEPVRRRLGIFLCPSSPTLSTDTLSLLGSGLVGCGNTSDPRATTLPPPSTVHSDSVLLRKSVSFTEDLLLAASGMGSGGSVGKEAGPLKTLLRQQTQTALEQRGATSSGLLLNAREFPFFTLTSFPLGFLVHVGGVVSARSVKLLDRIHNPDEPETRDAWWEEIRQEIKSHAKALGCHAVVGYSESTSICEEVCILSASGTAAILNPRYMREGCLDIGITDHRFEEPSPPSCGFCHIPYDELNMPFPAQLTYCYLCRRQKVPDVLFTTINLPAEAAVTGKGCLIQARLCRLKKKAQGEVNATAISNLLPFMEYELHTQLMNKLKLRSMNALFGLHIQISVGENMLLGLASATGVYLTALPPPGGIQIAGKTPGDLSAEHHILTIQKRINDTIAKNKELYEINPPELTEEVLGSPVPDSRQRSRLFRSHSESSDEVSELDLSHGKKDAFVLEIDDTDAVEDIHSLLTDAPTPTGFYSCNTEIMPGIYNWTSGVQMFTSVRVFRLSNANLTNQGLNKIFTDLCENLLKSFYFKLRSMIPCCLCQLNFTVAVPEEELIQVTVTAVAMTFDKDQNQEKTADKPPAKGGNETEEQLQFPLELCADPSSANCQPASKVSVSLVTPAAKLCQNQLVMVRSPGVPECSNFSSRAASVDYGSFADRCSTWLELLRLKAHTIRRGSVKTSRRTRSLAHSVSSLERSSPLPEGRSRSLRSNRLFGGISVTVVKMTPLSFLPGTRIIKYLGIINMFFIRETTSLREEGGVSGFLHTFIAEVFSMVRAHVAALGGNAVVSYSMKECMLMENPNKNQAQCLINVSGDAVICVRETDQEPTPSTASIGQTCTSATDEAT is encoded by the exons ATGCCTGGGAAACTGAAGGCCAAAATAGTGGCTGGTCGCCACTTGCCGGTGATGGACCGAGCCAGTGACCTCACGGATGCATTTGTGGAG GTCAAGTTTGGAAACACGACTTTCAAAACAGACGTGTGTCACAAGTCCCTCAACCCACAATGGAATTCAGAATGGTTCAAATTTGAG GTGGATGATGAGGACTTGCAGGACGAGCCATTGCAGGTCACAGTTTTGGACCATGACACGTACAGCGCTAACGACGCCATAGGGAAGGTTTATATTGACATTGACCCGCTGCTGTGCAGTGAGGCGGCCTCTGTCATCTCCGGCTGGTTTCCCATCTATGACACGATCCATG GGATCCGAGGGGAGATCAATGTCCTTGTCAAAGTGGAGCTTTTCAACGATTTGAACCGCTTCAGACAGTCGTCGTGCGGGGTCAAGTTCTTCTGCA CCGCATCCATTCCACGGTGCTACAGAGCAGTATTGGTGCACGGGTTTGTGGAGGAACTTGTTGTGAATGAAGATCCAGAGTACCAGTGGATCGACCGCATAAGAACTCCTCGGGCCTCCAATGAGGCCCGGCAGAGGCTCATCTCTCTTATGTCAG gggagctgcagagaaaaatCGGGCTAAAGGTACTGGAGATGGGCGGGAACGCAGTGGTGGGCTACTTGCAGTGTTTCGACCTGGAGGGAGAATCGGGTCTGGTGGTCAGGGCCATAGGCACGGCCTGCACGCTGGACAAACTCAGCTCTGGGAGTGCCcccaacaccaacacacacatgcacccgaGCACAGCCCCTGCTTCCAATGCCTGCAATTCCCCTTCCAAGGATGGAAAGGA GCCGGTTTTTGGTGAGGACATGACCTCGACCTCCGGCCCGCCAACCCCTTTCAGAGCCCttcccaccacctcctcctctcttccccccttctctccctccaagCCTTGCAGCCGCCAGTCCTCATCATCAGACACAGACCTCAGTTTGACGCCCAAGACGG TGGAGCCAGTGAGACGCAGGCTGGGGATCTTCCTCTGCCCCAGTTCCCCCACCCTctccacagacacactgtcCCTTCTTGGTTCTGGCTTAGTGGGCTGTGGTAACACCTCTGATCCCAGAGCCACCaccctgccccctccctccaccgtCCACTCAGACAGTGTCTTGCTGAGAAAGAGCGTGTCCTTCACGGAGGACCTGCTGCTGGCAGCCTCCG GAATGGGGAGTGGGGGCAGCGTCGGGAAGGAGGCGGGGCCTCTGAAGACCCTGCTCAGGCAGCAGACGCAGACGGCTCTCGAGCAGAGG GGAGCGACCTCCTCTGGGTTATTGTTAAACGCCAGG GAGTTTCCCTTCTTCACCTTGACGTCTTTCCCACTTGGTTTTCTGGTTCATGTCGGCGGGGTGGTCAGTGCTCGCTCGGTCAAACTATTGGACCGTATACACAACCCCG ATGAGCCAGAGACTCGCGATGCCTGGTGGGAGGAGATCCGCCAGGAGATCAAATCTCACGCCAAAGCTCTTGGTTGCCATGCTGTTGTTGGGTACAGCGAGAGCACTAGCATCTG TGAGGAGGTGTGTATCCTGTCAGCATCTGGCACAGCAGCCATCCTCAACCCTCGGTACATGCGTGAAGGCTGCCTAGACATCGGAATTACCGACCACAG GTTTGAGGAGCCGTCTCCCCCGAGCTGTGGCTTCTGCCACATTCCGTATGATGAGCTCAACATGCCCTTTCCTGCCCAGCTCACCTACTGTTACCTCTGCAGGCGACAAAAG GTTCCCGATGTGCTCTTCACAACCATCAACCTACCAGCAGAAGCGGCTGTTACGGGGAAGGGCTGCCTCATCCAGGCCAG ACTGTGCCGTCTAAAGAAGAAGGCTCAGGGAGAAGTGAACGCGACAGCCATCTCCAACCTGCTGCCATTCATGGAGTACGAGCTGCACACTCAGCTGATGAACAAGCTGAAGCTGCGGAGCATGAACGCTTTGTTCGGGTTGCACATACAGATCAGCGTCGGAGAGAACATGCTTCTGGGTCTGGCT tctgcTACAGGCGTGTACCTGACAGCCCTGCCGCCACCGGGGGGCATCCAGATTGCAGGGAAGACTCCTGGTGACCTGAGCGCTGAGCACCACATCCTCACCATCCAGAAAAGGATCAATGACACCATAGCCAAGAACAAAGAGCTGTATGAAATAAACCCACCG gagctgacggaggaagTGCTCGGTTCTCCGGTTCCCGACTCGAGGCAGCGATCCAGACTTTTCCGCTCCCACTCGGAAAGCTCAGACGAAGTGTCAGAGTTGGACCTCTCGCACGGCAAGAAGGACGCCTTCGTCCTCGAG ATTGATGACACTGATGCTGTGGAGGACATCCACTCCCTCCTCACTGATGCCCCTACGCCCACAG GTTTCTACAGCTGCAACACCGAGATCATGCCTGGGATTTACAACTGGACTTCAGGAGTTCAG ATGTTTACATCTGTGAGGGTCTTTAGGTTGAGTAACGCCAATCTTACTAACCAAGGCTTGAACAAGATCTTCACTGACCTATGTGAGAATCTGCTGAAG AGTTTTTACTTCAAGTTACGCTCTATGATCCCCTGCTGTCTGTGTCAGCTCAACTTCACCGTAGCCGTGCCAGAGGAGGAACTCATACAG GTCACGGTGACAGCCGTTGCCATGACGTTTGACAAAGACCAGAATCAGGAGAAGACTGCAGACAAGCCACCCGCCAAAG GAGGCAACGAGACTGAAGAGCAACTGCAGTTTCCCTTGGAGTTATGTGCAGACCCATCGTCCGCCAACTGTCAGCCAGCATCCAAAGTCTCAG TCTCTTTAGTCACCCCAGCTGCAAAACTCTGCCAAAATCAGCTGGTGATGGTTCGTTCACCAG gtgtCCCAGAGTGTTCCAACTTCTCATCCAGAG CTGCCTCCGTTGATTACGGTTCCTTTGCAGACAGATGCAGCACCTGGCTAGAGCTGCTTAGGCTGAAAGCTCACACCATAAGACGTGGATCAGTTAAGACAAGTAGGAGGACACGGTCTCTAGCACACTCTG tctcctctttgGAGCGCTCCAGTCCGCTGCCAGAGGGCCGCTCGCGCTCGCTGCGGTCCAACCGCTTGTTTGGGGGGATTTCCGTCACCGTGGTGAAGATGACGCCGCTCTCGTTCCTACCCGGGACACGCATCATTAAATACCTCGGGATCATCAACATGTTTTTCATCAGAGAGACGACATCTTTACGAGAG gaagGGGGTGTCAGTGGCTTCCTCCATACGTTCATAGCAGAGGTGTTTTCGATGGTTCGAGCCCATGTAGCTGCCTTGGGGGGCAATGCAGTGGTGTCTTATAGTATGAAAGAGTGTATGTTAATGGAAAATCCAAACAAGAACCAG GCTCAGTGTCTCATTAATGTGAGCGGTGATGCCGTCATCTGTGTCAGGGAAACGGACCAGGAGCCCACTCCCTCAACAGCAAGTATCGGACAGACCTGCACTAGTGCCACAGACGAGGCTACATGA
- the LOC120809784 gene encoding C2 domain-containing protein 5 isoform X40 yields MPGKLKAKIVAGRHLPVMDRASDLTDAFVEVKFGNTTFKTDVCHKSLNPQWNSEWFKFEVDDEDLQDEPLQVTVLDHDTYSANDAIGKVYIDIDPLLCSEAASVISGWFPIYDTIHGIRGEINVLVKVELFNDLNRFRQSSCGVKFFCTASIPRCYRAVLVHGFVEELVVNEDPEYQWIDRIRTPRASNEARQRLISLMSGELQRKIGLKVLEMGGNAVVGYLQCFDLEGESGLVVRAIGTACTLDKLSSGSAPNTNTHMHPSTAPASNACNSPSKDGKEPVFGEDMTSTSGPPTPFRALPTTSSSLPPFSPSKPCSRQSSSSDTDLSLTPKTGMGSGGSVGKEAGPLKTLLRQQTQTALEQREFPFFTLTSFPLGFLVHVGGVVSARSVKLLDRIHNPDEPETRDAWWEEIRQEIKSHAKALGCHAVVGYSESTSICEEVCILSASGTAAILNPRYMREGCLDIGITDHRFEEPSPPSCGFCHIPYDELNMPFPAQLTYCYLCRRQKVPDVLFTTINLPAEAAVTGKGCLIQARLCRLKKKAQGEVNATAISNLLPFMEYELHTQLMNKLKLRSMNALFGLHIQISVGENMLLGLASATGVYLTALPPPGGIQIAGKTPGDLSAEHHILTIQKRINDTIAKNKELYEINPPELTEEVLGSPVPDSRQRSRLFRSHSESSDEVSELDLSHGKKDAFVLEIDDTDAVEDIHSLLTDAPTPTGFYSCNTEIMPGIYNWTSGVQMFTSVRVFRLSNANLTNQGLNKIFTDLCENLLKSFYFKLRSMIPCCLCQLNFTVAVPEEELIQVTVTAVAMTFDKDQNQEKTADKPPAKGGNETEEQLQFPLELCADPSSANCQPASKVSGVPECSNFSSRAASVDYGSFADRCSTWLELLRLKAHTIRRGSVKTISSLERSSPLPEGRSRSLRSNRLFGGISVTVVKMTPLSFLPGTRIIKYLGIINMFFIRETTSLREEGGVSGFLHTFIAEVFSMVRAHVAALGGNAVVSYSMKECMLMENPNKNQAQCLINVSGDAVICVRETDQEPTPSTASIGQTCTSATDEAT; encoded by the exons ATGCCTGGGAAACTGAAGGCCAAAATAGTGGCTGGTCGCCACTTGCCGGTGATGGACCGAGCCAGTGACCTCACGGATGCATTTGTGGAG GTCAAGTTTGGAAACACGACTTTCAAAACAGACGTGTGTCACAAGTCCCTCAACCCACAATGGAATTCAGAATGGTTCAAATTTGAG GTGGATGATGAGGACTTGCAGGACGAGCCATTGCAGGTCACAGTTTTGGACCATGACACGTACAGCGCTAACGACGCCATAGGGAAGGTTTATATTGACATTGACCCGCTGCTGTGCAGTGAGGCGGCCTCTGTCATCTCCGGCTGGTTTCCCATCTATGACACGATCCATG GGATCCGAGGGGAGATCAATGTCCTTGTCAAAGTGGAGCTTTTCAACGATTTGAACCGCTTCAGACAGTCGTCGTGCGGGGTCAAGTTCTTCTGCA CCGCATCCATTCCACGGTGCTACAGAGCAGTATTGGTGCACGGGTTTGTGGAGGAACTTGTTGTGAATGAAGATCCAGAGTACCAGTGGATCGACCGCATAAGAACTCCTCGGGCCTCCAATGAGGCCCGGCAGAGGCTCATCTCTCTTATGTCAG gggagctgcagagaaaaatCGGGCTAAAGGTACTGGAGATGGGCGGGAACGCAGTGGTGGGCTACTTGCAGTGTTTCGACCTGGAGGGAGAATCGGGTCTGGTGGTCAGGGCCATAGGCACGGCCTGCACGCTGGACAAACTCAGCTCTGGGAGTGCCcccaacaccaacacacacatgcacccgaGCACAGCCCCTGCTTCCAATGCCTGCAATTCCCCTTCCAAGGATGGAAAGGA GCCGGTTTTTGGTGAGGACATGACCTCGACCTCCGGCCCGCCAACCCCTTTCAGAGCCCttcccaccacctcctcctctcttccccccttctctccctccaagCCTTGCAGCCGCCAGTCCTCATCATCAGACACAGACCTCAGTTTGACGCCCAAGACGG GAATGGGGAGTGGGGGCAGCGTCGGGAAGGAGGCGGGGCCTCTGAAGACCCTGCTCAGGCAGCAGACGCAGACGGCTCTCGAGCAGAGG GAGTTTCCCTTCTTCACCTTGACGTCTTTCCCACTTGGTTTTCTGGTTCATGTCGGCGGGGTGGTCAGTGCTCGCTCGGTCAAACTATTGGACCGTATACACAACCCCG ATGAGCCAGAGACTCGCGATGCCTGGTGGGAGGAGATCCGCCAGGAGATCAAATCTCACGCCAAAGCTCTTGGTTGCCATGCTGTTGTTGGGTACAGCGAGAGCACTAGCATCTG TGAGGAGGTGTGTATCCTGTCAGCATCTGGCACAGCAGCCATCCTCAACCCTCGGTACATGCGTGAAGGCTGCCTAGACATCGGAATTACCGACCACAG GTTTGAGGAGCCGTCTCCCCCGAGCTGTGGCTTCTGCCACATTCCGTATGATGAGCTCAACATGCCCTTTCCTGCCCAGCTCACCTACTGTTACCTCTGCAGGCGACAAAAG GTTCCCGATGTGCTCTTCACAACCATCAACCTACCAGCAGAAGCGGCTGTTACGGGGAAGGGCTGCCTCATCCAGGCCAG ACTGTGCCGTCTAAAGAAGAAGGCTCAGGGAGAAGTGAACGCGACAGCCATCTCCAACCTGCTGCCATTCATGGAGTACGAGCTGCACACTCAGCTGATGAACAAGCTGAAGCTGCGGAGCATGAACGCTTTGTTCGGGTTGCACATACAGATCAGCGTCGGAGAGAACATGCTTCTGGGTCTGGCT tctgcTACAGGCGTGTACCTGACAGCCCTGCCGCCACCGGGGGGCATCCAGATTGCAGGGAAGACTCCTGGTGACCTGAGCGCTGAGCACCACATCCTCACCATCCAGAAAAGGATCAATGACACCATAGCCAAGAACAAAGAGCTGTATGAAATAAACCCACCG gagctgacggaggaagTGCTCGGTTCTCCGGTTCCCGACTCGAGGCAGCGATCCAGACTTTTCCGCTCCCACTCGGAAAGCTCAGACGAAGTGTCAGAGTTGGACCTCTCGCACGGCAAGAAGGACGCCTTCGTCCTCGAG ATTGATGACACTGATGCTGTGGAGGACATCCACTCCCTCCTCACTGATGCCCCTACGCCCACAG GTTTCTACAGCTGCAACACCGAGATCATGCCTGGGATTTACAACTGGACTTCAGGAGTTCAG ATGTTTACATCTGTGAGGGTCTTTAGGTTGAGTAACGCCAATCTTACTAACCAAGGCTTGAACAAGATCTTCACTGACCTATGTGAGAATCTGCTGAAG AGTTTTTACTTCAAGTTACGCTCTATGATCCCCTGCTGTCTGTGTCAGCTCAACTTCACCGTAGCCGTGCCAGAGGAGGAACTCATACAG GTCACGGTGACAGCCGTTGCCATGACGTTTGACAAAGACCAGAATCAGGAGAAGACTGCAGACAAGCCACCCGCCAAAG GAGGCAACGAGACTGAAGAGCAACTGCAGTTTCCCTTGGAGTTATGTGCAGACCCATCGTCCGCCAACTGTCAGCCAGCATCCAAAGTCTCAG gtgtCCCAGAGTGTTCCAACTTCTCATCCAGAG CTGCCTCCGTTGATTACGGTTCCTTTGCAGACAGATGCAGCACCTGGCTAGAGCTGCTTAGGCTGAAAGCTCACACCATAAGACGTGGATCAGTTAAGACAA tctcctctttgGAGCGCTCCAGTCCGCTGCCAGAGGGCCGCTCGCGCTCGCTGCGGTCCAACCGCTTGTTTGGGGGGATTTCCGTCACCGTGGTGAAGATGACGCCGCTCTCGTTCCTACCCGGGACACGCATCATTAAATACCTCGGGATCATCAACATGTTTTTCATCAGAGAGACGACATCTTTACGAGAG gaagGGGGTGTCAGTGGCTTCCTCCATACGTTCATAGCAGAGGTGTTTTCGATGGTTCGAGCCCATGTAGCTGCCTTGGGGGGCAATGCAGTGGTGTCTTATAGTATGAAAGAGTGTATGTTAATGGAAAATCCAAACAAGAACCAG GCTCAGTGTCTCATTAATGTGAGCGGTGATGCCGTCATCTGTGTCAGGGAAACGGACCAGGAGCCCACTCCCTCAACAGCAAGTATCGGACAGACCTGCACTAGTGCCACAGACGAGGCTACATGA